The window GGTTAACGTCTTGCAGAGATTGGTAGACAGAGGAGATTCTGTCATTGTAGTCGAGCATAATCTTGATGTGGTGTACGCCTCCGATATGGTTATTGATCTGGGTCCTGACGGAGGAGACAAAGGAGGTCAGATAGTCGCTTTTGGGCCTCCTGAAGAAATAATGAAGGCAAAGGATTCTTTTACTGGTCAATATCTAAGAGAGTGGTTTGATAGGTCTTGACGGGATTTACGCATCTGGTAGGCGGAATCGGTACTGTAATAGCTATATATGTCAATCACCCTGAATGGGTAAAGAGCTATAATGAAATTGGGGTTTTTTGCGGCAGCTCTCTGGGCTCGCTATTGCCAGATATTGATATAACAACTTCAAAGATATCAAGTTTGGTAAAAAATCCTTTTTTTGGAATTTTTTTCTCCCATAGGGGCTTTTGGCATTCTTTATCTGCAATAATAATTGTGGACTTATTGATAACTTTTTTGTTAAGATTTCTTATGAATATAGACTTTAATTTTTTTGTAAGCTTTATAACTTTTTTTACTTTATGTTATGCTCTTCATATACTTTTTGATATGATAGGTAATAAAGGTGTCAAGCTTTTCTATCCTTTTAGCAAGAGAAGCTTTTCATTTCCTTTAACAGGATGGTTCAAGAGCAAGACTCCTTTGGAGTTTTTGATTCTTTTGATATATTTATTAATTGTTTTTGAAGGGTTGAGGTGATACATTGTTAGAAAAATTTTTTAATGTGAAGAAAAGAGATATACCTGGAGGCCTTTGGACAAAGTGTCCAAATTGTAATAATGCAATATATACGCGTGAATTAAACGATAACCTTAAGGTTTGTCATCATTGCAATTATCATTTTAGGTTGACAGTGCAAGAGAGAATAGATATTACATTTGACATTTTTAACGAAATGTTTTCTGGGATTTTGCCCGTTGACAGTCTCAACTTTGTAGACACAATGCCTTATTCTGACAGGCTTAAGGAAGCAAACTCTAAAACGGGAAAGGAAGAGGCTATTTTAGTAGGAGTTGGGACTATAGCTGATAAACAGATTGCTGCTGGAATAATAGATTTTGACTTTGTAGGCGGCAGTATGGGTTCGGTGGTTGGAGAGAAGATTTTTAGAATTACCAATTACGCCAGAGAAAACAAATTGCCGCTTATTTTGTTTAGTTCATCTGGCGGTGCAAGAATGCAAGAGGGCATGCTTTCTCTTATGCAGATGGCAAAGACCTCAATGGTTGTGGGAAAATATAAGGAGATGGGCGGATTGTATATCTCTGTATTACTTCATCCGACCACAGGGGGCGTTTCTGCAAGCTTCGCAACACTTGGCGACATAATTGTTGCTGAGCCTGGAGCTCTGATAGGGTTTGCTGGTCCGCGAGTTATAGAGCAGACAATAAGACAAAAGCTGCCTCAAGGGTTTCAAAGATCAGAATATTTATTAGAACACGGGATGATCGATTCTGTGGTTGAAAGAAAGGCGCTTAAAGAAACGTTGAAAAAGTTGGTGACTTGGCATGGCTATTGATAAAAAAGAACAATATATTGATTTTGAAAAACCAATAGTAGAACTTTATAACAAGATTGAAGAACTTAAAAGAGCTTCAGCCGAAACGGGAGAGGATATGAATGGGGAGATAGAGGCTCTTCAGCAAAGAGTTGAAAATCTATATAGGGTTACA is drawn from Thermodesulfobium sp. 4217-1 and contains these coding sequences:
- a CDS encoding metal-dependent hydrolase; the protein is MTGFTHLVGGIGTVIAIYVNHPEWVKSYNEIGVFCGSSLGSLLPDIDITTSKISSLVKNPFFGIFFSHRGFWHSLSAIIIVDLLITFLLRFLMNIDFNFFVSFITFFTLCYALHILFDMIGNKGVKLFYPFSKRSFSFPLTGWFKSKTPLEFLILLIYLLIVFEGLR
- the accD gene encoding acetyl-CoA carboxylase, carboxyltransferase subunit beta, with translation MLEKFFNVKKRDIPGGLWTKCPNCNNAIYTRELNDNLKVCHHCNYHFRLTVQERIDITFDIFNEMFSGILPVDSLNFVDTMPYSDRLKEANSKTGKEEAILVGVGTIADKQIAAGIIDFDFVGGSMGSVVGEKIFRITNYARENKLPLILFSSSGGARMQEGMLSLMQMAKTSMVVGKYKEMGGLYISVLLHPTTGGVSASFATLGDIIVAEPGALIGFAGPRVIEQTIRQKLPQGFQRSEYLLEHGMIDSVVERKALKETLKKLVTWHGY